A section of the Methanofollis sp. UBA420 genome encodes:
- a CDS encoding CBS domain-containing protein: protein MFVRDFMVTDVVCVEIPGNRDDVLRILKRTGISGVPVLKNGELVGIITRKDLLRKAEETQLGLLMTPNPVVIRPDAPISEAAQLMVRHNIRRLPVMENGSMIGLISVADLIGAIAQMRLTTLIKDNYVSKTYALWEETPLSLVGRVLEISGYDAIPVLMEDGTLTGIISERDLIRHSRIEDGVEVSDFSNGTDDDEWTWESIRDMHTISYGISRIQLLPIPVKNAMVRNVLAVPLNAEVSECALKMRRSRVDQLPVVNGNKRLIAMLFDRELIKVLLPDPQGLRKS from the coding sequence ATGTTCGTCCGGGACTTTATGGTAACCGACGTCGTCTGCGTTGAGATCCCCGGCAACAGGGACGACGTTCTGCGCATCTTAAAGCGCACGGGTATAAGTGGTGTGCCGGTCTTGAAGAACGGAGAGCTTGTCGGCATCATCACGCGTAAGGACCTTCTCCGCAAGGCGGAAGAGACCCAGCTCGGGCTTTTGATGACGCCGAACCCGGTCGTCATCAGGCCGGACGCTCCCATCTCGGAGGCGGCCCAGTTGATGGTGCGGCATAACATCAGGAGGCTGCCCGTCATGGAAAACGGGTCGATGATCGGGCTCATCAGCGTGGCCGACCTTATCGGCGCCATCGCCCAGATGCGCCTCACCACCCTCATCAAGGACAACTACGTCAGCAAGACCTATGCCCTCTGGGAAGAGACGCCCCTCTCGCTGGTGGGGAGAGTCCTTGAGATCTCCGGCTACGACGCCATCCCCGTTCTGATGGAGGACGGCACGCTCACCGGCATCATATCGGAGCGGGACCTCATCAGGCACTCGCGCATTGAGGACGGCGTCGAGGTCAGCGACTTCTCAAACGGCACGGACGATGACGAGTGGACCTGGGAGAGCATCCGGGATATGCACACCATCAGTTACGGGATCTCCCGGATCCAGCTCCTCCCGATCCCCGTGAAGAACGCGATGGTCCGGAACGTTCTCGCAGTTCCTTTGAACGCCGAGGTCAGCGAGTGTGCGCTGAAGATGAGGCGGTCCCGGGTCGATCAACTCCCGGTGGTCAACGGGAACAAGCGGCTCATTGCCATGCTCTTCGATCGGGAGTTGATCAAAGTCCTGCTGCCGGACCCGCAGGGTCTGCGAAAGAGTTAA
- a CDS encoding glycosyltransferase: MGDIHGIRDYEPYVGKETVRRIEAKARPLRDLHVMHMNSTYYGGGVSQVLSSLTLLMNSLGIETGWRVVHGPPDFFSVTKKFHNALQGTEINLTDRKKEIYEDVVHENAIRNHLDHDVIIIHDPQPLPLITHYRKKCPWIWHCHVDLTTPDPAVWNYLLPFIEKYDAVIFSNRDYRQNLRTPQVFFTPGVDPFSIVNRELSESAIDERLAHYHIPTDLPLVVQVSRFDHWKDPEGVVRAFQKARKEEECTLVLVGNVATDDPEGADVYRSLLSHRGERIIVLSVQDGALVNALQRRAAVVLQKSLREGFGLTVSEAMWKGAAVVGGNVGGIRYQIEDGVSGFLVSSVDEAAERIVRLLRDPDLAERLGRAARERVRECFLFTRSVEQYLDLIGAFDPEFRLTREVESPCW; the protein is encoded by the coding sequence ATGGGGGATATTCACGGGATCAGGGATTATGAACCGTACGTAGGAAAAGAGACCGTACGCCGCATTGAGGCGAAGGCCCGGCCGCTCCGGGACCTCCACGTCATGCACATGAACTCCACCTACTACGGCGGCGGCGTCTCCCAGGTCCTGTCGTCTCTGACGCTCCTGATGAACAGTCTCGGCATAGAGACCGGGTGGCGCGTCGTCCACGGCCCGCCGGACTTCTTCAGCGTGACAAAGAAGTTCCATAACGCCCTCCAGGGTACCGAAATCAACCTGACCGACCGCAAGAAGGAGATCTATGAAGATGTCGTTCACGAGAATGCGATACGGAACCACCTCGACCACGACGTGATCATCATTCACGACCCGCAGCCGCTCCCGTTGATCACCCATTACCGGAAGAAATGCCCCTGGATCTGGCATTGCCATGTCGATCTCACCACTCCTGACCCGGCGGTCTGGAACTACCTTCTCCCGTTCATCGAGAAGTACGACGCCGTCATCTTCTCAAACAGGGATTACCGGCAGAACCTCCGAACACCGCAGGTCTTCTTCACGCCAGGTGTCGATCCCTTCTCCATCGTGAACCGGGAACTCTCCGAGAGCGCCATCGACGAGCGCCTTGCACACTACCATATTCCGACCGACCTCCCCCTGGTCGTTCAGGTCTCGCGGTTCGACCACTGGAAGGACCCCGAGGGGGTCGTCCGGGCTTTCCAGAAGGCCAGGAAGGAGGAGGAGTGCACCCTGGTCCTCGTCGGGAACGTGGCGACCGACGACCCGGAGGGCGCGGACGTCTACCGGTCGCTCCTCTCCCACCGGGGCGAGCGGATCATCGTGCTGAGCGTCCAGGACGGGGCGCTCGTGAATGCGCTCCAGCGCCGGGCGGCGGTCGTCCTGCAGAAGTCCCTCCGGGAGGGGTTCGGGCTGACGGTATCGGAGGCGATGTGGAAGGGTGCGGCGGTGGTCGGCGGCAACGTCGGCGGCATCCGCTACCAGATAGAGGACGGCGTGAGCGGATTTCTGGTCTCCTCCGTCGATGAGGCTGCGGAGAGGATCGTCCGGCTGCTCCGCGACCCCGACCTCGCGGAACGGCTCGGACGTGCGGCGCGCGAGCGGGTGCGAGAATGCTTCCTCTTCACCCGCTCCGTCGAGCAGTACCTTGACCTGATCGGCGCGTTCGATCCGGAGTTCCGGCTGACGCGGGAGGTGGAGTCTCCCTGCTGGTGA
- the psmB gene encoding archaeal proteasome endopeptidase complex subunit beta — MADISQQIMTGTTTVGLIFDGGVVLATEMRATMGTMIASKRAKKIYQITPRIGLTTAGGVGDAQQLVRILQVECNLFEMRRGKTMSVGAASTLLSNYLNQNRYYPYYVQLLMGGFDDEGPSVYSVDAMGGATKEEDIVATGSGSPYAYGVLEDQYRPDMKEDEAKDLAVRAVSSAMRRDAASGENIMVVVITKEKYEEHIESGLQRPSAAHSTS; from the coding sequence ATGGCTGATATTTCCCAACAGATAATGACAGGCACAACCACGGTAGGACTGATCTTCGACGGCGGCGTTGTCCTTGCGACAGAGATGCGGGCAACGATGGGAACCATGATCGCGAGCAAGCGGGCCAAGAAGATCTATCAGATCACGCCGAGGATTGGCCTCACCACCGCCGGCGGCGTCGGTGACGCGCAGCAACTCGTTCGGATACTGCAGGTCGAGTGCAACCTCTTTGAGATGCGCCGCGGCAAGACCATGTCCGTCGGTGCGGCATCGACCCTGCTCTCGAATTACCTGAATCAGAACCGCTACTACCCGTATTACGTCCAGCTCCTGATGGGCGGGTTCGACGATGAAGGACCGAGCGTCTACTCCGTCGATGCCATGGGCGGAGCGACGAAGGAAGAGGATATCGTCGCTACCGGCTCGGGATCTCCCTATGCCTACGGTGTGCTCGAGGACCAGTATCGCCCCGACATGAAGGAGGACGAGGCAAAGGACCTCGCCGTCCGCGCCGTCAGCTCGGCGATGCGCCGTGACGCTGCATCCGGCGAGAACATCATGGTGGTCGTGATAACGAAGGAGAAATACGAAGAACACATAGAGAGCGGGTTGCAGAGGCCGTCTGCGGCCCACTCGACATCCTGA
- a CDS encoding FAD-dependent oxidoreductase: MEASPDRSTDLPGTAESYWIDSSPETGFPPLDGDGHADVAVIGGGIAGITTAFLLKRAGLTVALIDAYRIVTGATGYTTAKITSLHRLIYRDLIDRFGEAGARQYAAANRAAIEMIASLVREYSIPCSFERKPAYTYAESEETRESVAAEADAARSLGLPAAFVDDVPLPMETYGAVALEDQAQFHPRNYLLLLAGHLPGEGSYVFETTRALDLEERPDGVAVRTDRGTLSSDYAVLATQYPFYDCPGAYFARMRPSTSYALGIRTGEPFPDGVFINAGGPVHSWRSHPADAGELVIVTGAEHGTGQAADTKAHYRGLEAYARSVYPDGVVDYRWSAQDYVTADRVPYIGPLASGHDRVFVATGFGKWGMTNGTAAGMILTDLVRGRTNPWAEVFDPARFGGQPEYPDGVRKKPAVVKGPVEIDAGRLDREAAAIPPREGRVVEIDGRKVAVFRDGRGGVVALDPACMHMGCTVAWNNAEETWDCPCHGSRYDTFGKVIHGPAVRNLVPRRRRNPRP; this comes from the coding sequence ATGGAAGCATCACCGGACCGGAGCACCGATCTGCCGGGGACGGCGGAGTCGTACTGGATAGATTCCTCGCCGGAGACGGGGTTTCCGCCGCTTGACGGGGACGGACACGCGGACGTTGCGGTGATCGGAGGCGGAATCGCGGGGATCACCACGGCCTTTCTGCTGAAACGCGCGGGACTGACCGTCGCCCTCATCGACGCCTACCGGATCGTCACGGGCGCCACCGGGTATACGACGGCGAAGATCACCTCCCTTCACCGGCTGATTTACCGGGACCTCATCGATCGGTTCGGCGAAGCAGGGGCCCGGCAGTACGCCGCTGCAAACCGGGCGGCAATCGAGATGATCGCCTCACTCGTCCGGGAATACAGCATCCCGTGCAGTTTCGAGCGAAAACCTGCCTACACCTACGCTGAGTCGGAAGAGACCCGCGAGTCTGTTGCGGCCGAGGCCGACGCGGCACGAAGCCTCGGGCTCCCGGCGGCGTTCGTGGACGACGTGCCGCTGCCGATGGAGACCTACGGGGCCGTCGCTCTGGAGGACCAGGCGCAGTTCCACCCCCGTAACTACCTGCTGCTGCTCGCCGGACACCTCCCGGGGGAGGGGAGTTACGTCTTTGAGACGACAAGGGCCCTGGACCTCGAGGAGCGGCCGGACGGCGTCGCGGTGAGGACCGACCGGGGAACGCTCTCTTCCGACTACGCCGTTCTCGCCACGCAGTATCCCTTCTACGACTGTCCCGGCGCATATTTCGCCCGGATGCGGCCGTCTACCTCCTACGCCCTCGGCATCCGGACCGGCGAACCGTTTCCGGACGGCGTCTTCATCAACGCCGGAGGGCCCGTTCACTCCTGGCGGTCGCATCCCGCAGATGCCGGCGAACTGGTCATCGTCACCGGCGCGGAGCACGGCACCGGGCAGGCGGCCGACACGAAAGCGCACTACCGCGGCCTCGAAGCGTATGCACGTTCGGTCTATCCGGACGGAGTCGTCGACTACCGCTGGTCGGCGCAGGACTACGTCACGGCCGATCGCGTCCCCTACATCGGCCCGCTCGCCTCCGGGCACGACCGCGTCTTCGTCGCCACGGGGTTCGGGAAGTGGGGGATGACCAACGGCACCGCGGCAGGGATGATCCTCACGGACCTGGTCCGGGGCCGCACGAATCCCTGGGCGGAGGTCTTCGATCCTGCACGGTTCGGGGGGCAGCCGGAGTATCCCGACGGGGTACGGAAGAAACCCGCGGTCGTCAAGGGACCGGTCGAGATCGACGCCGGCCGGCTCGACCGAGAAGCCGCGGCGATACCGCCCCGGGAAGGGAGGGTCGTCGAGATCGACGGGCGGAAGGTTGCGGTCTTTCGGGACGGGCGCGGGGGAGTCGTTGCGCTGGACCCGGCCTGCATGCACATGGGCTGCACCGTCGCCTGGAACAACGCCGAAGAGACCTGGGACTGTCCCTGCCACGGTTCGCGCTACGATACCTTCGGGAAGGTGATCCACGGGCCGGCTGTCAGGAACCTTGTGCCGCGAAGGAGGCGGAACCCTCGCCCATAG
- a CDS encoding amidohydrolase family protein has protein sequence MQAASYVVTGRALLGEDLREEDVSIVVSGGVITSIEPAPRRPNRWIVPAFFNAHTHLGDTVAMDLPVRGSLADLVKPPNGLKHRVLAATPRADLVRGMRSSIVAMIATGTAGFADFREGGAAGVAALREAAAGLDCLPVILGREGGEEVSDGAGISSAHDVANAEEVVRGARAAGRLVAFHAGEKNPDDIDEALTFEPDLLVHCTHATDAQLRRIVDMDIPVAVCPRSNWLLGVAASPAHPPIARILELGGRFYLGTDNVMFVQPDLFQEMAFTATVYRAPPADVLRAAVSGAGLAGRPGYLEEGQEAHLLVLNPEKGNLSFSKDIRATVVKRLDSSFVDQTVLTTQ, from the coding sequence ATGCAAGCCGCATCGTATGTCGTCACCGGCCGGGCGCTTCTCGGCGAAGACCTCAGGGAAGAGGACGTCAGCATTGTCGTTTCGGGGGGGGTTATCACCTCGATAGAGCCCGCTCCCCGGAGACCGAACCGCTGGATCGTGCCCGCCTTCTTTAACGCCCATACCCACCTCGGCGACACCGTCGCGATGGACCTCCCTGTCCGGGGCAGCCTTGCGGACCTCGTCAAACCCCCGAACGGGTTAAAACACAGGGTCCTTGCGGCAACTCCGCGGGCCGACCTCGTCAGGGGGATGCGGTCAAGCATCGTCGCGATGATCGCGACCGGAACAGCCGGGTTTGCCGACTTCAGGGAAGGAGGGGCTGCAGGTGTGGCGGCGCTCCGCGAGGCGGCCGCCGGACTCGACTGCCTGCCCGTCATCCTCGGCCGCGAAGGCGGCGAGGAGGTGAGCGACGGGGCGGGCATCAGCAGCGCCCACGACGTGGCGAACGCCGAAGAGGTCGTCAGAGGCGCGCGGGCCGCGGGGAGGCTCGTCGCCTTCCACGCCGGGGAGAAGAACCCGGACGATATCGATGAAGCGCTCACGTTTGAGCCAGACCTGCTCGTCCATTGCACCCACGCGACGGACGCGCAGCTCCGGCGGATCGTCGATATGGATATCCCCGTCGCCGTCTGCCCGCGGTCGAACTGGTTGCTCGGCGTCGCGGCGTCCCCGGCGCACCCGCCGATTGCGCGCATCCTCGAACTCGGCGGCAGGTTCTATCTCGGGACGGACAACGTTATGTTCGTCCAGCCGGACCTCTTCCAGGAGATGGCCTTCACCGCGACCGTCTACCGCGCGCCCCCTGCCGACGTCCTGCGCGCTGCGGTCTCGGGGGCCGGACTCGCCGGAAGACCGGGATACCTCGAAGAGGGGCAGGAAGCACATCTGCTGGTCTTAAACCCGGAGAAAGGTAATCTCTCCTTCAGTAAAGACATCCGGGCAACCGTTGTAAAGCGGCTGGATTCTTCATTCGTCGACCAAACAGTTTTAACCACGCAATAG
- a CDS encoding universal stress protein: MFRKILVAIDGSEPANRALEEAIGEAGVWNAEVHVVYVVESGLFSSLPMDNTLEVMYSVLQKEGKEVLEAARKKADAAGVSLTTHLGQGHAGSQIVALAKELGVDLIMLGSYGKSGVDRLLLGSVTDYVVRNSSITTTVVRS; the protein is encoded by the coding sequence ATGTTCCGTAAGATACTTGTTGCTATAGACGGTTCAGAGCCGGCTAACCGGGCTTTAGAGGAGGCTATCGGCGAGGCCGGCGTCTGGAACGCCGAAGTTCATGTTGTTTATGTGGTCGAATCCGGACTCTTTTCGTCCCTTCCTATGGACAACACACTCGAAGTCATGTACAGTGTTTTGCAGAAGGAAGGCAAGGAGGTTCTTGAAGCAGCTCGAAAGAAGGCGGATGCAGCAGGCGTTTCGCTGACCACGCACCTCGGGCAGGGGCATGCGGGGTCTCAGATCGTCGCCCTCGCCAAAGAACTGGGAGTCGATCTCATCATGCTCGGGTCTTACGGCAAGAGCGGTGTCGACCGCCTCCTCCTCGGCAGCGTGACCGATTACGTCGTGCGGAACAGTTCTATTACGACCACGGTGGTGAGATCATAG
- a CDS encoding preprotein translocase subunit Sec61beta, producing MAKKSGGRLVSSAGLVNYYDSEDHRAIHISPQVVIIVTIVTGAAVFILNALF from the coding sequence ATGGCGAAAAAATCTGGCGGAAGACTGGTCTCCTCTGCCGGCCTGGTCAACTACTACGACAGTGAAGATCACCGGGCAATCCATATCAGCCCGCAAGTCGTGATCATCGTAACCATCGTGACCGGGGCGGCAGTCTTTATCCTCAATGCCCTCTTCTAA
- a CDS encoding PAS domain S-box protein, translating to MDNLHDKSPTDLLDLLQDGAPALDPRVRERLKNGIEALFTENRELATRAVRAEAERDALLTARGRRGLVYDADDEPVRPEELREEVLESRRFVIRDRGYGDIHIAVFASSIARQDAAGEGRTRHRLEGVNTLFVSPGDIVGREQPNRTVLHGTRPGRETPGMAPAGATGRKCYELIGRIGPCTVCAANRALASGRREVVGMFAPEIGRYLECRSSPVLGPEGEVTFIVEQLYDITDRKRTGKEVPEDDAAARAPEEMIVLLDLDGRVIGANEATTRRLALFREGFVGKNLSGLFPPDVAGMHLARLHGVAGSGRPERFEDAWEGRVYDAVFYPIRDVSGAVTRVVVIARDTTGKRQATDALRKLAHDLNERVKELSVLHEVSRIIEQSGDSLDEIFSRVARVLPSGWQYPEDTVAGIMVYGRRFETERFRETPWRQASPVVVHGETVGRVEVCLLHEQPEKDEGPFLREERSLLDTVARRLGRAIERIQATESLQRSESQFREITQQSFDMIYTCYSNGGIAYISPAVIRILGYTPDELIGARCRDYIVPSSLPLWDEGRERIAAGKPVEGLEVEFRRKDGSAVFLELSESPIVRERSVIGVHGVGRDISERKQNEQLRQRAFEQIERNIEQFAVLGDHIRQPLQVILGMTELLDEGAATDRISEQVERINGYVRQLDQGWIESRQVREFLRKHELA from the coding sequence ATGGATAACCTGCACGACAAATCGCCGACGGACCTTCTCGATCTGTTGCAGGATGGCGCTCCTGCCCTCGATCCCCGGGTGCGGGAGAGACTGAAAAACGGCATCGAGGCTTTGTTTACTGAAAATAGGGAGCTTGCCACCCGTGCTGTTCGTGCCGAGGCAGAGCGTGATGCCCTCCTCACCGCCCGCGGCAGGCGGGGGCTCGTCTACGATGCCGACGACGAACCGGTTCGGCCGGAGGAACTCCGGGAGGAGGTTTTGGAGTCCCGACGATTTGTTATTCGTGACCGCGGGTATGGGGATATACACATCGCCGTATTTGCCTCTTCCATCGCCCGACAGGACGCCGCCGGAGAGGGACGGACCCGTCACCGCCTGGAGGGGGTGAACACGCTGTTTGTGAGCCCCGGCGATATCGTCGGCAGAGAGCAGCCGAACCGCACGGTCCTGCACGGCACCCGTCCCGGCCGCGAGACGCCCGGGATGGCGCCGGCAGGAGCGACGGGGCGGAAGTGCTATGAACTTATCGGGCGGATCGGACCCTGCACGGTCTGCGCGGCGAACCGTGCGCTCGCGAGCGGCAGGCGCGAGGTTGTCGGGATGTTTGCGCCCGAAATCGGGCGTTACCTGGAGTGTCGATCAAGCCCGGTCCTCGGTCCGGAGGGTGAGGTGACGTTCATTGTCGAGCAACTTTACGATATCACCGACCGGAAGCGCACCGGAAAGGAGGTCCCGGAGGACGATGCCGCTGCCCGCGCCCCGGAGGAGATGATCGTCCTCCTCGACCTTGACGGTCGGGTTATCGGCGCCAACGAGGCGACGACCCGGCGACTTGCGCTCTTCCGGGAGGGCTTCGTCGGTAAGAATCTTTCCGGACTTTTTCCGCCGGATGTGGCGGGGATGCACCTCGCACGCCTGCACGGGGTCGCCGGGTCGGGGAGGCCAGAACGGTTTGAGGATGCATGGGAGGGGCGAGTGTATGACGCCGTATTCTACCCGATCCGGGACGTAAGCGGCGCCGTTACCCGGGTTGTGGTCATTGCAAGGGATACCACCGGGAAACGGCAGGCGACTGATGCATTGAGGAAACTGGCGCATGACCTGAATGAACGGGTGAAAGAACTTTCCGTCCTTCACGAAGTATCCCGCATCATCGAGCAGTCGGGGGATTCGCTCGATGAGATCTTCTCCAGGGTTGCCCGGGTGCTCCCTTCCGGATGGCAGTACCCGGAGGATACCGTTGCCGGGATCATGGTGTACGGACGCAGGTTTGAGACGGAACGTTTTCGCGAGACGCCCTGGCGGCAGGCGTCTCCGGTTGTCGTCCACGGGGAGACGGTCGGCAGGGTGGAGGTCTGCCTCCTCCATGAACAGCCGGAGAAAGACGAAGGCCCGTTCCTCCGTGAGGAGCGGTCGCTGCTCGACACCGTCGCCCGCCGCCTCGGGAGAGCAATCGAACGCATACAGGCAACGGAGAGCCTCCAGCGGAGCGAATCGCAGTTCCGGGAGATCACGCAGCAAAGTTTCGATATGATCTACACCTGCTATAGTAACGGGGGGATCGCCTACATCTCCCCGGCGGTGATACGGATCCTCGGCTATACGCCGGATGAACTCATCGGCGCCAGGTGCCGCGATTACATCGTCCCCTCATCGCTCCCTCTGTGGGACGAGGGGCGCGAGAGGATAGCCGCGGGAAAACCGGTCGAAGGGCTCGAGGTAGAGTTCCGCCGCAAGGACGGGTCGGCGGTATTTCTCGAACTGAGCGAATCCCCGATTGTCCGCGAACGGTCGGTGATCGGAGTTCATGGGGTCGGCAGGGATATCTCCGAGCGGAAACAGAACGAGCAACTCCGGCAGCGAGCGTTCGAGCAGATCGAGCGGAACATCGAGCAGTTCGCCGTCCTCGGCGACCACATCCGCCAGCCCCTCCAGGTGATCCTCGGCATGACCGAACTGCTCGATGAAGGGGCGGCTACCGATCGGATCAGCGAGCAGGTCGAGCGAATCAACGGGTATGTCCGGCAGCTCGATCAGGGCTGGATCGAGTCGAGGCAGGTCCGGGAATTCCTCCGGAAGCATGAACTGGCATGA
- a CDS encoding DUF1922 domain-containing protein: MYLVIRCPGCKTFTYVDRYQRWRLCPMCGEAINVGRAPVYLETDDFLDAEQVVEQLESYLHRTGKEDLTEQDLQRLRARYAEWVKNRV; the protein is encoded by the coding sequence ATGTATCTCGTCATCCGCTGCCCGGGCTGCAAGACCTTCACCTATGTGGACCGCTATCAGCGCTGGAGGCTCTGTCCGATGTGCGGGGAGGCGATCAACGTCGGACGTGCGCCGGTCTACCTGGAGACCGACGACTTCCTGGACGCAGAACAGGTGGTGGAACAACTGGAGTCGTACCTTCACCGGACCGGAAAAGAAGACCTCACCGAACAGGACCTTCAAAGGTTACGGGCCCGGTATGCCGAGTGGGTGAAAAATCGGGTCTGA
- a CDS encoding coenzyme F420-0:L-glutamate ligase, with protein sequence MAIQVIGVQGLPLIQNGDDLPALICDRVRFEDGDILAVASSVYSKAKGFTRDLAEINPGADAVRIAAKTKEDPRFVQAVLDSSTDILLEHPFILSALPSGHIGVRAGVDHSNVEDGRIIVLPPDPMGAAGEVRNAIRRISGKDVRVLITDTCGRSFRRGQTGIAIGWSGMTAINDYRGDTDLFGHVLEITEEAAIDEVAAFANFVMGESHQGVPAVVFRNCRTWNGHDSVYFTPKEDIIRAALTALKNKKD encoded by the coding sequence ATGGCAATCCAGGTAATCGGTGTTCAGGGCCTCCCCCTGATCCAGAACGGCGACGACCTGCCAGCCCTGATCTGCGACCGGGTCAGGTTCGAAGACGGAGATATCCTCGCGGTCGCCTCGTCGGTCTACTCAAAGGCAAAGGGCTTCACCCGCGACCTCGCCGAGATCAACCCCGGTGCGGACGCCGTCCGGATCGCGGCAAAGACGAAGGAAGACCCCCGCTTCGTGCAGGCGGTGCTGGACTCGTCGACCGATATTCTGCTCGAGCACCCGTTCATCCTCTCCGCCCTCCCATCCGGTCACATCGGCGTGCGGGCAGGCGTCGACCACAGCAACGTCGAAGACGGCCGGATCATCGTCCTCCCTCCCGACCCCATGGGGGCCGCCGGCGAGGTCCGGAACGCGATCCGTCGCATCTCCGGAAAGGACGTCCGGGTGCTCATCACCGACACCTGCGGGCGGTCGTTCCGGCGCGGCCAGACCGGCATCGCCATCGGATGGTCAGGAATGACGGCGATCAACGATTATCGGGGCGACACCGACCTCTTCGGCCATGTCCTCGAGATCACCGAAGAAGCAGCGATCGATGAGGTTGCGGCCTTCGCAAACTTCGTCATGGGCGAGAGCCACCAGGGTGTTCCTGCCGTGGTCTTCCGGAACTGCCGGACCTGGAACGGGCACGATTCCGTCTACTTCACGCCGAAAGAGGATATCATCAGGGCGGCCCTGACGGCCCTGAAGAACAAAAAGGATTAG
- a CDS encoding RNA-binding domain-containing protein codes for MLSRLQEFLLLPAETEWIEFKEAKSNLDFDDIGRYFSALSNEASLNGEAAGWLIFGVTDKPPRKIVGSNYCLMPPGLEHLKQKIGQQTNHQMTFHAIHEIAVNGMRVIMFEIPPALRGVPTTWRRVAYGRTHDSLEPLGLHEIDRIRAPLPDWSAEICDGATIADLDPEAIAFARAKSKKKHQDLAEEIDEWDDATFLNKAKVCRDGKITKTAILLLGKGEAGHYLLPAIARITWVLRNDAEIEIDYAHFDQPLILAVDKVFEKIRNLTIRHISEETLFPTEVSQYDRWVVREALHNCIAHQDYQQSARITVTERPDSLMFTNRGDFIPGTVRTVIERDMPPDWYRNPFLANAMVELNMIDTIGSGIKRMFSKQRDRYFPMPDYDLSEERVVRVTILGRVIDEKYTRMLIRRKDLTLMDVITLDKVQKGISITPEERRILRKKQLIEGRSPNLRVSVGVAAETDMRADYIRKRSLDKAHFKGLVMAYLKTYREAKRSDIEDLLFNKVSDALNDEQKYHFIRDLLQEMRKEGTIRAVGRTKAATWVLASDKPHKS; via the coding sequence ATGCTTTCCCGGTTACAGGAATTCCTGCTGCTTCCGGCTGAAACGGAATGGATTGAGTTCAAGGAAGCAAAAAGTAATCTTGATTTTGACGACATCGGCAGATATTTCTCTGCGCTAAGCAATGAAGCCAGCCTGAATGGAGAAGCTGCCGGGTGGCTCATCTTTGGTGTTACCGATAAACCTCCTAGAAAGATTGTTGGGTCAAACTATTGTCTCATGCCGCCCGGACTCGAACATCTCAAGCAGAAGATCGGGCAGCAGACGAATCATCAGATGACGTTTCATGCAATTCACGAGATCGCCGTCAATGGGATGCGGGTGATCATGTTCGAAATCCCACCTGCTCTTCGCGGAGTTCCGACTACATGGAGGCGCGTTGCATATGGTCGCACTCATGATTCGCTTGAGCCTTTGGGGCTTCATGAGATCGATCGAATACGTGCACCGCTACCTGACTGGTCTGCCGAGATCTGTGACGGCGCTACAATCGCCGATCTCGATCCGGAAGCAATCGCGTTTGCACGTGCTAAATCTAAGAAAAAGCATCAGGATCTCGCAGAAGAGATTGATGAATGGGATGACGCGACCTTTCTGAATAAAGCAAAGGTTTGCAGAGACGGCAAGATAACGAAGACCGCAATCCTTCTCCTTGGAAAGGGCGAAGCGGGACACTACCTCTTACCTGCCATTGCACGCATCACCTGGGTTTTGCGGAACGATGCAGAAATTGAGATCGATTATGCCCATTTCGATCAGCCATTGATTCTTGCAGTCGATAAAGTGTTTGAAAAGATCCGAAATCTCACTATTCGCCATATTTCTGAGGAGACGCTCTTTCCCACGGAAGTTTCACAGTATGACCGGTGGGTGGTCCGCGAAGCGTTGCACAACTGCATCGCACACCAGGACTACCAGCAATCTGCTCGCATCACGGTAACCGAAAGGCCTGATTCTCTGATGTTTACGAATCGCGGTGATTTTATTCCGGGAACCGTCCGGACTGTAATTGAGCGTGATATGCCCCCTGATTGGTATCGAAATCCTTTCCTTGCAAATGCAATGGTCGAATTGAATATGATTGATACGATAGGCAGCGGGATCAAGCGCATGTTTTCGAAACAACGAGATCGTTATTTCCCGATGCCGGACTATGATCTCAGCGAAGAAAGGGTTGTGCGAGTTACCATTCTCGGACGGGTGATCGATGAGAAGTATACCCGGATGTTGATCCGACGAAAAGATCTGACGCTGATGGATGTTATAACTCTCGATAAGGTGCAGAAAGGGATATCGATCACTCCGGAAGAGCGTAGAATTCTCCGAAAGAAGCAACTCATCGAGGGTCGGTCTCCGAATCTTCGTGTCTCAGTGGGTGTCGCTGCCGAGACAGATATGCGAGCCGATTATATCCGGAAGCGGTCACTTGATAAAGCGCATTTCAAGGGGCTGGTAATGGCATATCTGAAAACATATCGCGAAGCGAAGAGGTCGGATATTGAGGACCTTTTGTTTAACAAAGTTTCAGATGCATTAAACGATGAACAGAAGTACCACTTTATCCGGGATCTGCTTCAAGAGATGCGAAAAGAAGGGACGATACGAGCTGTCGGGAGAACAAAGGCTGCTACATGGGTTCTCGCATCCGACAAGCCGCATAAATCATGA